TCACATTGCGGGCCAGGGGACTGGAAAGATATTCCACTGCGGCGGCGACTTCCTCAAACGTGATGAACATCTTCTTCGGCATTGGCTGGAGCATGATGCTCCCGATCACCTCATCTTCGGAAATCCCGCGTACGCGTGCCTGGTCCTTGATCTGGGCATCCACGAGCGGCGTCCGAAGGTAGGAGGGACAGATGGTGTTAATGGTGATGTCCGCATCCGCCGTTTCCAGCGCGATAACTTTGGAAAAGCCGATCTGTGCGTGCTTTGCGGTGACGTAGGCGGATTTGTAAGGTGACGCAACGAGAGAATGAATCGACCCGATGTTAATGATGCGCCCAAATCCGCTTTTTCTCATGCCGGGCAGAAGGGCTCGCGTCATGAGAAAGGAACCTTTCAGCATCACATTCAGCAGCAAATCCCATTTGGCGGTGGAAAACTCCTCAATTTTCGAGACGTGCTGCAACCCGGCGTTGTTCACCAGCACGTCGATGCGCCGCTGACCAAGCTCCTGCAACAACCGCCCGATGTCCTCCTCTGAAGTCACATCAAGGGCGTGGGCTTCCGCTATCCCTCCCATCTCCTTGATCAGCGCGGCGGTTTCTCCCGCTCCTTCAACGTTGAGGTCGCTCGCAACGATGGAATGTCCCCATTGTGCGAGACAAAGGCCGAGTCCGCGTCCCAGGCCGCTGCCGGCGCCTGTGATGAGAATGCTGCGTTTTGGATTCATCATAATCAAAGTTCTCCTGTTGACTGCCGCCACTTGCGGAACTTTGGCAATTTCCCCTAACCCTGTCCGGTACACAGGGCTGTTGAAACCGTAAAGCAGGCTTCCGTCTTCTCCTTGATTTCCTCCGTTGAGGCTCCCGGTTGCGTTTCTACCAGCACCATGCCAGAGGACGTGAAGTCAAAGACGGCCAGGTCGGTAATCAGCCGGTGCACCACCCGTTGGCCGGTCAAAGGCAGCGTACATTGCTTTTTTACCTTCGATTCACCATGTTTGTTCACATGTTCCATGATGACCACGACCCTCTTCGCCCCGTTGACGAGATCCATCGCCCCTCCCATCCCCTTTACAAGTTTGCCGGGGATCATCCAGTTGGCCAGATCGCCCTGTTCGGAAACTTCCATTCCACCCAGTATGGCGAGATCAATGTGTCCGCCCCGGATCATGGCAAACGATTCGGCGCTGTCGAAAAAAGAAGCCCCCGTGACGGACGTGATCGTTTCCTTGCCCGCGTTGATCAAATCGGCATCCTCCAACCCTTCCAAAGGATAAGGCCCGATTCCGAGCAATCCGTTTTCCGATTGCAGCAATACGCTGAGATTTCCGGGAATCTCGTTGGCAATCAAGGTGGGCATGCCGATGCCCAAATTGACGTTCATCCCGTCCTGAATCTCACGTACCGCCCGCTTCACAATAGTCGATCGAGTGTCCTGCATATGTCTTCCCTGATGGGTTCCGGTAATGGTTTTATGGTTTTCTGACCGTACGGCGTTCGATTCTTTTCTGATAATTTCCACCACACAACACCCGTTGGACAAAAATGGCCGGGGTATGAATGTGATCCGGTTCCAGTCCGCCCACTTCCACGATTTCTTCAACCTCGGCAACTGTCACTTTGCCGGCCATTGCCGCCAGTGGATTAAAATTCCGCGCGGTCTTGCGGTAAACCAGGTTCCCAAGCCGGTCCGCCTTCCAGCCCTTCACAAGGGCAAAGTCGCCCACGATGGCTTTTTCAAGAATATAGACCCGACCATCAAACTCCTTGTGCTCTTTTCCCTCGGCAATAGGCGTCCCCACTCCGGT
This DNA window, taken from Candidatus Methylacidiphilales bacterium, encodes the following:
- a CDS encoding 3-hydroxybutyrate dehydrogenase, producing the protein MMNPKRSILITGAGSGLGRGLGLCLAQWGHSIVASDLNVEGAGETAALIKEMGGIAEAHALDVTSEEDIGRLLQELGQRRIDVLVNNAGLQHVSKIEEFSTAKWDLLLNVMLKGSFLMTRALLPGMRKSGFGRIINIGSIHSLVASPYKSAYVTAKHAQIGFSKVIALETADADITINTICPSYLRTPLVDAQIKDQARVRGISEDEVIGSIMLQPMPKKMFITFEEVAAAVEYLSSPLARNVTGHTITIDGGWTAQ
- a CDS encoding 3-oxoacid CoA-transferase subunit B produces the protein MQDTRSTIVKRAVREIQDGMNVNLGIGMPTLIANEIPGNLSVLLQSENGLLGIGPYPLEGLEDADLINAGKETITSVTGASFFDSAESFAMIRGGHIDLAILGGMEVSEQGDLANWMIPGKLVKGMGGAMDLVNGAKRVVVIMEHVNKHGESKVKKQCTLPLTGQRVVHRLITDLAVFDFTSSGMVLVETQPGASTEEIKEKTEACFTVSTALCTGQG